A genomic window from Anthocerotibacter panamensis C109 includes:
- a CDS encoding efflux RND transporter permease subunit yields the protein MLDKQRAPERPLARPGWVEKLVSGAIQGRLLVLIATFLASLVGLWAFWNLRIDAVPDISNIQVTVTTNARGLAPQEIEQYITYPVELSLQGMPRLTQLRSISKYALSQVTAVFEDGTDIYWARQQVSERIKRAQDQMPKNSDISMDLGPIATGLGEVYQFEVRGKDYSLMQLRDILDWQVIPALKGVPGVDEVQAMGGEAKEYQVQLEPEKLHGYHVAPGMVMAALERNNGNAGGGYSVENGNQVLIRAEGLLSTPEDIGDVAVQHTATGVVRVRDLGQVVAAKKLSQSIVTQNGKGETTIGIVLMRKGENSEQVVRRVKDRLALVQPSLPPGVQVVPFYDRSILIDRTIETVWHNLTEGALLVVVVLFLVLGNLRGGIIAATAIPLSLMGAITFLTLTNTSGNLLSLGAIDFGILIDGSVVMVENILRRLAEEQPLPEERLGVIQKASTEVARPVLFAVLIITVVYLPILFLAGVSGKTFQPMALTVVFGLITALVVALFFTPVLAYFLLKKPPEERETFLMRWVRPRYTRLLDFCMGRPLFTTGAALGLFLGSLLLIPLLGTEFIPTLKEGSIVLTVNRPISGSLQAAAAQTTLMERVVRTFPDVDTVVARSGHSEQAFDPMGPDETDFFIILKPQAQWTTARTQQVLEAALSKKLDEAVPGAAIAFGQPIEQRMNELVSGAKGDVAVRIFGPDIPTLARLGENVAQVLNRVPGTADLKVQQIDGLPIITAKLNRKALNAYGVTAQDALDTVAAAVDGKIVGTIFQGKPRYDLTVRFAPDSLTRPEDIGTLPVAMASGELVPLSQVASIQLVESPAEIAHLEGDRNLTVQLNVRDRDLGGYIQAAQEEVKRKVLLPPGYRLAWGGQFENLQQAQGRLTILVPVALLLIFTLLYLSFGSARPGLLIFLNIPLALSGGLMALALRGMPLSVTAGVGFIALFGVAVLNGVVLVSTIRKSEQEEGLAPDEAARAGALLRLRPVLMTALVASLGFVPMALASSVGAEVQRPLATVVIGGLFTATALTLLVLPSLYPLICGKGGWIYPGKAQS from the coding sequence ATGCTCGACAAGCAACGTGCGCCCGAACGCCCGCTTGCCCGACCGGGCTGGGTGGAGAAGCTGGTCAGTGGGGCCATCCAGGGACGCTTGCTGGTCCTCATCGCCACTTTTCTAGCCTCCTTGGTCGGTCTCTGGGCTTTCTGGAATTTGCGGATCGATGCGGTCCCGGACATCTCCAATATTCAGGTCACCGTCACCACCAACGCGCGTGGACTTGCCCCCCAGGAAATCGAGCAATACATTACCTATCCAGTGGAACTTTCCTTGCAAGGGATGCCCCGGCTCACGCAACTGCGCTCGATCTCCAAGTACGCCCTCTCGCAGGTCACCGCTGTTTTTGAGGATGGCACGGATATCTATTGGGCCAGACAGCAGGTCTCCGAGCGGATCAAGCGTGCTCAAGACCAGATGCCCAAAAACTCAGATATCTCCATGGACCTCGGCCCCATTGCCACGGGGCTGGGGGAGGTCTATCAGTTTGAAGTGCGCGGCAAAGACTACTCGCTGATGCAGCTAAGAGATATTTTGGACTGGCAGGTGATCCCCGCGCTCAAGGGCGTCCCAGGGGTCGATGAAGTCCAGGCTATGGGCGGTGAAGCCAAAGAATATCAGGTGCAACTGGAGCCTGAAAAGCTCCACGGCTACCACGTTGCGCCCGGAATGGTCATGGCTGCCCTGGAGCGCAACAATGGCAATGCTGGAGGCGGCTACAGCGTCGAGAATGGCAATCAAGTCTTGATTCGGGCGGAGGGGCTGCTCTCCACACCCGAAGATATCGGCGATGTCGCGGTCCAACACACGGCTACCGGCGTAGTCCGGGTCCGGGATTTAGGCCAAGTAGTCGCCGCCAAAAAACTCTCCCAAAGCATTGTCACCCAAAATGGCAAGGGCGAAACCACGATTGGGATCGTCCTGATGCGCAAGGGTGAGAACTCCGAACAGGTCGTGCGCAGGGTCAAAGACCGGCTGGCACTGGTGCAGCCCTCGCTCCCGCCCGGAGTGCAAGTCGTGCCCTTTTATGACCGCAGCATCCTCATTGACCGGACCATTGAGACGGTCTGGCACAACCTGACCGAGGGGGCTTTGCTCGTGGTGGTCGTCCTCTTTTTGGTCCTAGGAAACCTGAGAGGGGGCATCATCGCAGCAACGGCTATCCCGCTGTCCTTGATGGGGGCCATCACTTTTTTGACCTTGACCAATACCTCGGGGAACTTGCTTTCCTTGGGGGCCATTGACTTTGGTATCCTCATCGACGGCTCGGTTGTCATGGTCGAGAATATCCTGCGCCGCCTTGCTGAGGAGCAACCCCTCCCCGAGGAGCGGTTGGGTGTCATCCAGAAAGCCAGTACTGAAGTGGCTCGTCCGGTCCTCTTTGCGGTGCTTATCATCACGGTGGTCTACCTGCCCATCCTCTTTCTGGCGGGCGTCTCGGGCAAGACCTTCCAGCCTATGGCCCTCACGGTGGTCTTTGGCCTCATTACAGCGCTGGTGGTCGCGCTGTTTTTCACGCCGGTCTTGGCCTACTTCTTGCTCAAAAAGCCCCCCGAAGAGCGAGAGACCTTCTTGATGCGTTGGGTGCGCCCGCGCTATACCCGGTTACTGGATTTCTGCATGGGTCGGCCCCTATTTACTACGGGCGCGGCGTTGGGGCTTTTTCTGGGGAGTCTGCTCCTTATCCCTTTACTGGGTACGGAATTTATTCCCACGCTCAAAGAGGGCTCAATCGTCCTGACCGTCAACCGCCCGATCTCCGGCTCACTCCAGGCGGCAGCCGCTCAGACGACTTTGATGGAACGGGTGGTGCGCACGTTCCCGGATGTGGATACTGTGGTCGCCCGCTCCGGTCACTCCGAGCAAGCCTTTGACCCCATGGGCCCGGACGAGACCGATTTCTTTATTATTCTCAAGCCCCAAGCTCAGTGGACTACAGCCCGGACGCAGCAGGTCTTGGAGGCAGCCCTCTCCAAAAAACTGGATGAAGCGGTCCCCGGCGCAGCGATTGCCTTTGGACAGCCCATCGAGCAGCGCATGAACGAACTGGTCTCCGGGGCCAAAGGGGATGTGGCTGTACGCATCTTTGGGCCGGATATCCCGACCTTAGCCCGCCTGGGAGAAAATGTAGCGCAGGTGCTCAATCGGGTACCCGGTACAGCAGACCTGAAAGTCCAACAGATCGACGGTCTGCCCATCATCACTGCCAAACTCAACCGCAAGGCCCTCAATGCCTATGGTGTCACTGCTCAAGATGCCCTCGATACGGTCGCAGCCGCAGTGGACGGCAAAATCGTGGGCACGATCTTCCAGGGTAAGCCCCGCTATGACCTGACAGTGCGCTTCGCGCCCGATAGCCTCACCCGCCCCGAGGACATCGGGACGCTCCCTGTCGCCATGGCGAGTGGTGAACTCGTCCCGCTCAGTCAGGTGGCCTCCATACAACTGGTGGAGAGCCCAGCCGAAATCGCCCACCTGGAAGGCGACCGCAACCTGACGGTACAGCTCAATGTGCGCGACCGGGACTTGGGCGGCTATATTCAAGCGGCGCAGGAGGAAGTAAAGCGCAAGGTGCTCTTGCCCCCTGGCTATCGCCTCGCTTGGGGCGGGCAGTTTGAAAATCTCCAGCAGGCACAAGGGCGGTTGACTATCTTGGTCCCGGTCGCGCTGTTGTTGATTTTTACCTTGCTCTATCTCTCGTTCGGCAGTGCTCGTCCGGGTTTGCTCATCTTCCTGAATATTCCGCTTGCGCTCTCGGGGGGGCTGATGGCGCTGGCACTGCGGGGGATGCCGCTCTCGGTCACGGCGGGGGTAGGTTTTATCGCGCTCTTTGGGGTGGCGGTGCTCAATGGGGTGGTGCTGGTCTCGACCATCCGCAAATCGGAGCAAGAGGAAGGGCTCGCCCCTGATGAGGCTGCTCGCGCCGGGGCTCTGCTCAGGTTGCGCCCGGTCCTGATGACCGCTCTGGTCGCGTCTTTGGGGTTTGTCCCGATGGCGTTGGCGAGCAGTGTGGGAGCTGAGGTGCAGCGTCCGTTGGCGACGGTGGTCATCGGGGGCTTGTTTACGGCTACGGCGCTGACGTTGTTGGTCCTGCCCAGTCTGTATCCGCTCATCTGTGGCAAGGGTGGCTGGATTTATCCCGGCAAAGCTCAAAGCTGA